One segment of Setaria viridis chromosome 4, Setaria_viridis_v4.0, whole genome shotgun sequence DNA contains the following:
- the LOC117853339 gene encoding pEARLI1-like lipid transfer protein 2, which produces MAASSRKLLFVALVVVVVAAAVLLSPAAACGGHPCPSPAGKCPVNAVKLGVCADVLDGLIHAVVGKPPPNNKKEPCCSLISGLADLEAAVCVCLAINANVLGVNLDVAVDLSLLVNYCGRTVPAGFQCA; this is translated from the coding sequence ATGGCGGCGAGTAGCAGGAAGCTGCTGTTTGTcgccttggtggtggtggtggtggcggcggcggtgctgctgtccccggcggcggcgtgcggcgggcaCCCGTGCCCGAGCCCGGCGGGCAAGTGCCCGGTGAACGCGGTGAAGCTGGGGGTGTGCGCCGACGTGCTGGACGGGCTCATCCACGCGGTGGTGGGGAAGCCACCACCCAACAACAAGAAGGAGCCCTGCTGCTCCCTCATCTCCGGCCTCGCCGACCTTGAGGCCGCCGTCTGCGTCTGCCTCGCCATCAACGCCAACGTCCTCGGCGTCAACCtcgacgtcgccgtcgaccTCTCCCTGCTCGTCAACTACTGCGGCCGCACCGTGCCCGCCGGCTTCCAGTGCGCCTAG
- the LOC117851385 gene encoding scarecrow-like protein 6, with protein MSPSPIQSQASCHTNSNIITSDSDAIQSPHADAVHSNAPPIDMISALPMSNLHDGRAGDGQDEAPAVFPSPATKRLRMSPPPEPTSVLYNRSPSPPTSSSLASSSAPEPPPISAEDWEAVLSGDMAAPPAAARSSQDSCFLRWIMDADAQVDAFDPFLAPPPCQEPCFLQLQPQPQPQPPPPLAAADDLEPRAVVDELLEAARRADSGDSTGAREILARLNHRLPTPPPPLGQSPLLRAAAHLRDALLRRLLVTPPALPPGSVSSPLDVALKLAAHKALAGASPTVQFASFTSTQALLDALGGARRVHVVDLDVGFGARWPPLMQELALQWRRSSAAQLPPPGMKVTALVSPGSAHPLELRLTHESLTRFAADLGIRFEFSAVGFDPFDPSSPPVGVSAAPGEAVAVHLPLGSGTSTPAPATLRVVKQLRPAVVVCIDHGCHRGDLPLSHHALNVVRSSAAFLESLDAAGAPADAVAKVEQYILRPRVERLLLLGDCRMPPWQAMLASAGFSPVQLSSAAEAQAECLLRRTATPGFHVEKRQTALALRWQQSELVTVSAWQCSR; from the coding sequence ATGTCTCCCTCCCCAATCCAATCGCAGGCAAGTTGCCACACCAACAGCAACATCATCACCTCCGACTCCGACGCAATCCAATCCCCACACGCTGATGCTGTCCACTCCAACGCTCCTCCCATTGACATGATAAGCGCTCTGCCCATGTCCAACCTCCACGACGGCCGCGCCGGAGATGGCCAAGACGAAGCCCCCGCCGTCTTTCCCTCGCCGGCCACCAAGCGCCTCCgcatgtcgccgccgccggagcccacCTCCGTGCTCTACAACCGCAGCCCCAGCCCACCCACCTCGTCctccctcgcctcctcctccgcgcccgagccgccgcccATAAGCGCCGAGGACTGGGAGGCCGTCCTCTCCGGCGACATGGCCGCGCCACCAGCCGCCGCGCGGTCTTCTCAGGACAGCTGCTTCCTCCGCTGGATCATGGACGCCGACGCCCAAGTCGACGCCTTTGACCCCTTCCTTGCTCCGCCGCCGTGCCAAGAGCCCTGCTtcttgcagctgcagccgcagccgcagccgcagccgccgcctccgctcgccgCGGCCGACGATCTCGAGCCTCGGGCGGTGGTCGACGAGCTCCTCGAGGCGGCACGCCGCGCCGACTCCGGCGACTCCACTGGCGCGCGCGAGATATTGGCGCGGCTCAATCACCGGCTccccacgcctccgccgccgctgggacAGTCTCCTCTCCTCCGCGCTGCCGCTCACCTCCGGGAcgcgctcctgcgccgcctcctcgtcacgccgcccgccctcccgccCGGCTCCGTCTCGTCCCCGCTCGACGTCGCCCTCAAGCTCGCCGCGCACAAGGCCCTGGCCGGCGCGTCCCCGACAGTCCAGTTCGCCAGCTTCACGTCCACCCAGGCGCTCCTCGACGcgctcggcggcgcgcgccgcgtgCACGTCGTCGACTTGGACGTCGGTTTCGgcgcgcggtggccgccgcTCATGCAAGAGCTCGCGCTCCAGTGGCGCCGGTCTTCCGCGGCGCAGCTGCCTCCGCCGGGCATGAAGGTGACGGCATTGGTCTCGCCGGGGTCAGCGCACCCCCTGGAGCTCCGCCTCACGCACGAGAGCCTGACGCGCTTCGCCGCCGACCTCGGCATCCGGTTCGAGTTCAGTGCCGTCGGGTTCGACCCCTTTGACCCGTCGTCCCCGCCCGTGGGCGTGTCCGCCGCGCCCGGCGAGGCCGTCGCCGTCCACCTCCCTCTCGGCTCCGGGAcctccacgccggcgccggcgactcTCCGCGTCGTGAAGCAGCTCCGGCCCGCCGTCGTGGTGTGCATCGACCACGGGTGCCACCGCGGCGACCTGCCGCTGTCGCATCACGCCCTCAACGTCGTGCGCTCCAGCGCGGCGTTCCTCGAGTCgctggacgccgccggcgcgccagCGGACGCGGTGGCGAAGGTCGAGCAGTACATCCTGCGTCCAAGGGTGGAGCGCCTCCTGTTGCTCGGCGACTGCAGGATGCCACCATGGCAGGCCATGCTTGCGTCCGCCGGATTCTCGCCCGTGCAACTCAGCAGCGCCGCCGAGGCACAGGCCGAATGCCTTCTCCGGCGCACGGCCACGCCGGGCTTCCATGTGGAGAAGCGGCAGACGGCTCTTGCGCTGCGGTGGCAGCAGTCTGAGCTGGTGACGGTGTCGGCGTGGCAGTGCTCAAGGTGA